The following proteins come from a genomic window of Manduca sexta isolate Smith_Timp_Sample1 chromosome 6, JHU_Msex_v1.0, whole genome shotgun sequence:
- the LOC115444335 gene encoding uncharacterized protein LOC115444335, with translation MTHITLEFLQGFLREEHPDVILQSFEGAPGSKRGDNYTSMVYRITLKGIQKSQTDDSESEIPWEGSIIYKCLPENVVMREAFKSDELFCNEVAFYNKIWPTLANFQSQWGSVKDPFNSIPKCYLARNDCVVLKDLKQYGFVMPDRKQGLTIEQTYVVLKNLAHFHALSLAMKCHSPDEFYELLNSKDGISEVFFLSENDDYYKEYYREAIHNAIAMVEEELQDSEDKELYLEKFKEFCSEDTFFKNMVDLVAPSEPLAVICHGDCWTNNFLFRSVDGAISEMYLVDFQLVRYASPALDLAYIMYLCLERWQRVEHLTPLLRHYTAELHQRLLELSDDDSLFCGAPNEEALYELLLKEFKEKSRFGLGIALDMYPIMKCESNEAPNLYQSKDNESTSSIQPVWTSNAACRRKMTELVRELVDEGAI, from the exons ATGACACACATCACGCTAGAGTTCCTGCAAGGATTCCTCCGAGAAGAACATCCTGATGTTATACTACAGAGTTTTGAG GGTGCACCAGGCTCCAAAAGAGGCGACAATTACACCTCAATGGTATACCGTATTACTCTCAAAGGTATTCAGAAATCCCAAACAGACGATTCCGAATCAGAAATACCATGGGAAGGGTCCATAATATACAAATGCCTGCCAGAAAACGTGGTGATGAGAGAAGCTTTCAAAAGCGATGAGCTTTTCTGCAACGAAGTGGCATTTTACAACAAGATTTGGCCGACGTTGGCTAACTTTCAGTCCCAGTGGGGGAGTGTGAAAGACCCCTTTAATTCTATACCAAAATGCTACCTTGCGAGGAACGACTGCGTGGTCCTCAAAGATTTGAAGCAATATGGGTTCGTAATGCCAGATAGGAAGCAAGGATTGACTATTGAACAGACTTATGTAGTGCTCAAAAATCTGGCGCATTTCCACGCCCTGTCCCTGGCCATGAAGTGTCACAGCCCTGATGAGTTTTACGAGCTGCTGAACTCGAAAGATGGAATTTCAGAAG TATTTTTCTTATCCGAAAACGATGATTACTACAAAGAGTACTATCGAGAAGCGATCCACAACGCAATCGCTATGGTAGAGGAAGAGCTTCAAGATTCAGAAGATAAGGAGCTATATCTGGAGAAGTTCAAAGAGTTCTGCAGCGAAGACACTTTCTTCAAGAATATGGTAGATCTGGTAGCGCCGAGTGAACCATTGGCGGTCATCTGTCATGGCGACTGTTGGACAAATAACTTCTTATTTCGTAGTGTCGATGGCGCTATTTCTGag ATGTACCTGGTAGATTTCCAGCTAGTCCGCTACGCCTCCCCAGCGTTGGACTTGGCGTACATAATGTACCTCTGCCTGGAGAGGTGGCAGAGGGTGGAGCACCTCACACCCCTCCTCCGCCACTACACGGCAGAACTGCATCAACGGCTGCTGGAGCTCAGCGATGATGACTCGCTGTTCTGCGGCGCTCCTAACGAGGAAGCTTTGTATGAACt gTTGTTAAAAGAGTTCAAAGAGAAAAGTCGTTTCGGGCTCGGCATAGCTCTAGACATGTACCCTATAATGAAGTGTGAAAGCAACGAGGCGCCAAATTTGTATCAATCCAAG GACAACGAATCAACATCAAGCATTCAGCCAGTGTGGACGTCCAATGCAGCGTGTCGGAGGAAAATGACAGAGTTAGTTCGAGAACTAGTGGACGAAGGCGCTATATGA
- the LOC115444336 gene encoding cyclin-dependent kinases regulatory subunit translates to MPVDQIQYSERYTDDVYEYRHVILPPDIARLVPKSHLMTETEWRNLGVQQSPGWLHFMVHNPEPHVLLFRRPRTDIPTPVNGLDTNTSSAVAV, encoded by the exons ATGCCTGTGGACCAAATTCAGTATTCAGAAAGGTACACCGATGACGTATACGAATACAG GCATGTCATCCTACCACCAGATATCGCCCGTCTTGTCCCAAAATCCCACTTGATGACGGAAACAGAGTGGCGCAACCTCGGAGTGCAGCAGAGTCCAGGTTGGTTACATTTCATGGTACACAATCCTGAGCCTCATGTCCTGCTGTTCCGGAGACCGAGAACTGACATTCCAACTCCTGTGAATGGATTGGATACAAACACCAGCTCGGCTGTGGCGGTTTGA